One Dialister invisus DSM 15470 genomic region harbors:
- a CDS encoding alanine/glycine:cation symporter family protein, whose amino-acid sequence MEGLFAAVNAVLSFVTPVSDFFWDFPKMFGFWQAIPLLGQFSLAIIVLVGSGLYFTFRLGFIQIQCFSRGVRTLMDNHSIRTGISPLAAFCLSTAMRVGPGNIIGVTGAIAAGGPGALFWMWVSAFFGMATAYTESTLAQIFKEKRGKEFVGGLPFYARCLCGNKVWIGVALSLVYIVYAMMCLPAQGFNVVSSVGAMGSILSGSTIPVQSVFYYVVSLVVIVLVTVMAFGGIRRIAAVSNKLVPVMAVIYVLTVVSLILINLDNVPYFFSAVFKGAFTPEAVFGGAFGTVLMQGVKRGLMSNEAGQGTITMPAAAAEAKHPCEQGIISAIGVFLDTHVICTMTGFIVIMAHRWAMEPEAWKAAGTYPKFLLSIGSMTPGGLNELVMILVSVCFCLFAYTCVIGFITFSEISANRISSSRPFIHFIRGMGVFVAAFGIFCNIAGYDLSNLWAFSDLGNIIIVYCNIPMLYIGFRYVMKATKNYRESENPVFNSSVIGMETEYWDRKNKN is encoded by the coding sequence ATGGAAGGCTTATTCGCGGCAGTGAATGCCGTACTTTCTTTCGTTACACCGGTATCCGATTTTTTTTGGGACTTTCCTAAGATGTTCGGCTTTTGGCAAGCAATCCCTCTTTTAGGACAGTTCTCGCTTGCCATTATCGTCCTTGTAGGATCCGGGCTGTATTTCACTTTCCGACTCGGCTTTATACAGATTCAGTGTTTCAGCCGGGGCGTACGTACGCTTATGGACAATCACAGTATCCGTACGGGAATTTCCCCGTTGGCTGCTTTTTGTCTGAGTACGGCCATGCGTGTGGGGCCGGGAAATATTATCGGAGTGACCGGAGCGATTGCCGCCGGCGGCCCGGGGGCGCTTTTCTGGATGTGGGTATCCGCGTTTTTCGGTATGGCGACTGCTTATACGGAAAGTACCCTGGCACAGATATTCAAGGAGAAGCGGGGGAAAGAATTTGTGGGAGGCCTTCCATTCTATGCGCGGTGTCTCTGTGGGAACAAAGTGTGGATCGGCGTGGCACTATCGCTGGTTTATATCGTGTATGCCATGATGTGCCTGCCTGCACAGGGCTTTAATGTCGTGTCTTCCGTCGGAGCCATGGGAAGCATTCTTTCAGGAAGCACTATTCCTGTGCAGTCCGTTTTCTACTACGTGGTGTCCCTTGTTGTCATTGTACTGGTCACGGTCATGGCTTTCGGGGGAATCCGCCGTATTGCCGCGGTCAGCAATAAACTTGTTCCTGTCATGGCGGTGATTTATGTATTGACTGTGGTGTCCCTGATTCTGATTAACTTAGATAATGTCCCTTATTTCTTCAGCGCAGTTTTTAAGGGGGCCTTCACTCCTGAAGCTGTTTTCGGGGGAGCTTTCGGTACGGTTCTCATGCAGGGCGTGAAGCGTGGCCTTATGTCTAATGAAGCCGGTCAGGGGACTATCACGATGCCTGCGGCTGCGGCGGAAGCAAAACATCCCTGTGAACAGGGAATCATTTCTGCCATCGGTGTATTCCTTGATACGCATGTGATTTGTACGATGACAGGCTTTATCGTTATTATGGCTCATCGATGGGCTATGGAACCGGAAGCGTGGAAAGCGGCAGGGACATATCCGAAATTCCTTCTTTCTATCGGCTCCATGACACCGGGCGGATTGAATGAGCTCGTTATGATTTTGGTATCTGTCTGTTTCTGCCTATTTGCATATACCTGTGTGATCGGATTTATTACCTTTTCGGAAATTTCTGCAAATCGTATTTCCAGTTCCCGTCCTTTTATCCACTTTATCCGCGGGATGGGCGTTTTTGTTGCTGCTTTTGGCATATTCTGCAATATTGCAGGCTATGACTTGTCCAACTTGTGGGCGTTCTCCGATTTGGGGAATATCATCATCGTATATTGCAATATCCCTATGCTTTATATAGGTTTCCGCTATGTGATGAAAGCCACGAAGAATTATAGAGAATCTGAAAATCCTGTCTTTAATTCCTCCGTAATCGGCATGGAAACGGAATATTGGGATAGGAAAAATAAAAACTGA